One window of the Rhizorhabdus dicambivorans genome contains the following:
- a CDS encoding SDR family NAD(P)-dependent oxidoreductase, with product MATPFSGKLALVTGASRGIGAATAEALGAAGAHVILTARTAGGLEEVEERIHKAGGSATIAPLDLAENDSIARLAEAISGRWEALDMLILNAAMLGTLAPVPAIDAKEFARLLTLNVMAQQQMIAAFDPMLRASPAGRVIGVTSTVAQNPRAYWGAYGASKAALDNLLLAYGEEVTNISPVKVAIVNPGATATAMRRKAFPGEDQTTLKTPETVAQAIATLLQSDFQTGLRTTVEG from the coding sequence ATGGCCACCCCATTTTCCGGCAAGCTCGCGCTCGTCACCGGCGCATCGCGCGGCATCGGCGCCGCCACGGCGGAAGCGCTGGGCGCCGCCGGCGCGCATGTCATCCTGACCGCGCGGACCGCCGGCGGACTCGAAGAGGTCGAGGAGCGTATCCACAAGGCCGGCGGCAGCGCGACGATCGCGCCGCTCGACCTTGCCGAGAATGACAGCATCGCCCGGCTCGCCGAGGCGATCTCGGGCCGCTGGGAGGCGCTCGACATGCTCATCCTCAACGCGGCGATGCTGGGTACGCTCGCGCCGGTCCCCGCGATCGACGCCAAGGAATTCGCGCGCCTGCTGACCCTCAACGTCATGGCGCAGCAGCAGATGATAGCGGCCTTCGATCCGATGCTGCGGGCCTCCCCGGCGGGCCGGGTGATCGGCGTGACCAGCACCGTCGCGCAGAATCCGCGGGCCTATTGGGGAGCCTATGGCGCCTCCAAGGCCGCACTCGACAATCTGCTGCTCGCCTATGGCGAGGAAGTGACCAACATCAGCCCGGTCAAGGTCGCCATCGTCAATCCCGGCGCTACCGCCACCGCGATGCGCCGCAAGGCCTTTCCGGGCGAGGACCAGACAACGCTGAAGACACCCGAGACGGTAGCCCAGGCGATTGCCACGCTGCTGCAGAGCGATTTCCAGACCGGCCTGCGAACGACCGTAGAAGGGTAG
- the hisI gene encoding phosphoribosyl-AMP cyclohydrolase, whose translation MTHAETHDREQGRVLDPRYDAAGLITAVVTHHETGELLMLAHMNAAALAATLESGEATFFSRSRGRLWKKGETSGHVMRVVEARIDCDQDALWLRCDPAGPACHTGEASCFYRAIEADGRSLRPIIDPK comes from the coding sequence ATGACCCACGCTGAGACCCACGATCGCGAGCAGGGACGGGTGCTCGATCCCCGCTATGACGCCGCCGGGCTGATCACCGCGGTGGTGACCCACCATGAAACCGGCGAACTCCTGATGCTCGCCCATATGAATGCCGCGGCGTTGGCCGCGACGCTGGAGAGCGGGGAGGCGACCTTCTTCTCGCGCTCGCGCGGGCGGCTGTGGAAGAAGGGCGAGACCAGCGGCCATGTCATGCGCGTCGTCGAGGCGCGAATCGACTGCGACCAGGATGCGCTGTGGCTGCGCTGCGATCCGGCCGGTCCCGCCTGTCATACTGGCGAGGCGAGCTGCTTCTACCGGGCGATCGAGGCCGACGGGCGCTCGCTGAGACCTATCATCGACCCGAAATGA
- a CDS encoding cryptochrome/photolyase family protein, with amino-acid sequence MTRPSIVWFRQDLRLADQAAVAAASADGPWIGVYVLDDEGPGPWAIGGAQRWWLHHSLTALGEALRARGGRLVLRRGTSPDILRKLARDIDARTIHATRHYEPWWKAAETVLSGGDLELRLYDGNRLAPPEGVLTGARGRYRIFTPYWRALKEQMPPGRPAPAPHAIRAPHGAIESDALANWGLLPVEPDWAAGFGIWTPGEAGAHEALDEFLPVLDHYDEDRDRPSVDGTSRLSPHLHFGEISPATLWLRAAKRLHRQAEPWLRQLGWRDFCANIVDILPGYGDGNGRDAWDRMAWRRGAAADRDFRAWTRGRTGYPIVDAGMRELWATGFMHNRVRMIAASFLIKHLLIDWRRGERWFWDTLVDADYGNNAVNWQWVAGTGVDSNPFGRIMAPLVQSPKFDAGGYIRRWVPELADIEGEAIHDPHGAGLSPAGYPPPIVGHREARERALAASAEI; translated from the coding sequence TTGACCCGCCCGTCGATCGTCTGGTTCCGCCAGGACCTGCGGCTTGCCGATCAGGCGGCGGTGGCGGCGGCGAGCGCGGACGGTCCCTGGATCGGCGTCTATGTGCTCGATGACGAGGGCCCCGGCCCCTGGGCGATCGGCGGCGCGCAACGCTGGTGGTTGCACCACAGCCTGACCGCGCTGGGCGAGGCGCTGCGGGCGAGGGGAGGGCGGCTCGTTCTTCGGCGCGGTACGTCGCCCGACATATTGCGGAAGCTCGCCAGGGACATCGATGCTCGGACGATCCATGCCACGCGCCATTATGAGCCGTGGTGGAAGGCCGCCGAGACGGTGTTGTCCGGCGGCGATCTCGAACTGCGGCTCTATGACGGCAACCGGCTCGCCCCGCCCGAAGGCGTGCTGACCGGCGCGCGCGGCCGCTACCGCATCTTCACCCCCTATTGGCGCGCGCTGAAGGAGCAGATGCCGCCCGGCAGGCCGGCGCCGGCACCGCACGCCATCCGGGCGCCGCATGGCGCGATAGAAAGCGACGCGCTGGCCAACTGGGGTCTCCTTCCGGTCGAGCCCGACTGGGCGGCGGGCTTCGGCATCTGGACGCCGGGCGAGGCCGGGGCACATGAGGCGCTCGACGAATTCCTGCCGGTCCTCGACCATTATGACGAGGATCGTGATCGTCCCTCGGTCGACGGCACGTCGCGCCTGTCGCCGCATCTCCATTTCGGCGAGATTTCCCCGGCCACGCTTTGGCTGCGCGCGGCGAAGCGGCTCCATCGCCAGGCCGAGCCCTGGCTCCGTCAGCTCGGATGGCGCGATTTCTGCGCGAACATCGTCGATATCCTGCCCGGCTATGGCGATGGCAATGGCCGCGACGCCTGGGACAGGATGGCCTGGCGCCGTGGTGCCGCCGCCGACCGCGATTTCCGCGCCTGGACCAGAGGCCGCACCGGCTATCCTATTGTCGATGCCGGCATGCGCGAACTGTGGGCAACGGGCTTCATGCACAATCGCGTGCGGATGATCGCGGCATCCTTCCTGATCAAGCATCTGCTGATCGACTGGCGGAGGGGCGAGCGCTGGTTCTGGGACACGCTGGTCGACGCCGATTATGGCAACAACGCCGTCAACTGGCAGTGGGTGGCGGGCACGGGGGTCGATTCCAACCCGTTCGGACGGATCATGGCGCCGCTGGTCCAGTCGCCCAAATTCGATGCAGGCGGCTATATCCGGCGGTGGGTGCCGGAGCTGGCCGATATAGAGGGCGAAGCCATCCATGATCCCCATGGCGCCGGTCTTTCGCCCGCCGGCTATCCGCCGCCGATCGTCGGCCATCGCGAAGCCCGGGAGCGGGCGCTGGCGGCCTCGGCGGAAATCTGA
- a CDS encoding LacI family DNA-binding transcriptional regulator encodes MPVKGKGEVNSISDIARLAGVSASTVSRALAGSKMISTDTRNRINDLAREHGFQLNQMARNLRLKRTNAIGIIFPLGHEVGQLVSDPFFITMLGHIADGVTARGYDLLLTRIIPDDDGWLDGLVNSGRVDGLIVIGQSDQEAVLRRVSAGFDPIVVWGEKGDGQGYCSVGTDNVAGGAVATRHLLGQGRRHILYAGHADVPEIVARHAGFVAAHREAGVEPAGVIPAPFTPDGAYRLFVDHLAAAPKLDGIVAASDVIAIAAIRALAEHGMSVPDDVAVVGYDDVPLASQMAPSLTTIRQDLREGANQLVDRLFRRLGGDLCEPVVMAPELIVRASAP; translated from the coding sequence ATGCCGGTTAAGGGCAAGGGCGAGGTCAACAGCATTTCCGATATCGCCCGGCTGGCCGGGGTTTCGGCTTCGACCGTCTCGCGGGCGCTCGCCGGCAGCAAGATGATCAGCACCGACACGCGCAACCGGATCAACGATCTGGCGCGTGAGCATGGGTTCCAGCTCAACCAGATGGCGCGCAACCTGCGTCTCAAGCGGACCAACGCGATCGGCATCATCTTTCCGCTGGGCCATGAGGTGGGCCAGCTCGTCTCCGATCCCTTCTTCATCACCATGCTCGGCCATATCGCCGACGGGGTGACGGCGCGGGGCTATGATCTGCTGCTCACCCGCATCATTCCCGATGACGATGGCTGGCTCGACGGGCTGGTCAACTCGGGCCGGGTCGACGGGTTGATCGTGATCGGCCAGTCGGACCAGGAGGCGGTGCTGCGCCGTGTCTCGGCGGGTTTCGATCCGATCGTCGTCTGGGGAGAGAAGGGGGACGGGCAGGGCTATTGCTCGGTCGGTACCGACAATGTCGCCGGCGGGGCGGTCGCCACCCGCCACCTGCTCGGCCAGGGGCGCCGCCATATCCTCTATGCCGGCCATGCCGACGTTCCCGAGATCGTCGCGCGCCATGCCGGCTTCGTCGCCGCCCATCGCGAGGCCGGGGTCGAGCCCGCCGGGGTGATCCCGGCGCCCTTCACGCCCGATGGGGCCTACCGCCTGTTCGTCGATCATCTCGCCGCCGCGCCGAAGCTAGACGGGATCGTCGCCGCCTCCGATGTTATCGCGATCGCGGCGATAAGGGCGCTGGCCGAACATGGCATGTCGGTGCCCGACGACGTCGCGGTGGTCGGTTATGACGACGTCCCGCTCGCGTCGCAGATGGCACCTTCGCTCACCACCATCCGCCAGGACCTGCGCGAGGGCGCCAACCAGCTTGTCGACCGGCTGTTCCGCCGGCTCGGCGGTGATCTGTGCGAGCCGGTCGTGATGGCCCCCGAACTGATCGTCCGCGCTTCGGCGCCCTGA
- the purF gene encoding amidophosphoribosyltransferase: MLTTHPFDDDKLREECGVFGIWGAETAAAMVALGLHALQHRGQEAAGITSWDGHAFHTHRAMGHVAGNFDKDEVIRGLPGQVACGHVRYSTTGETALRNVQPLFAELSSGGFAIAHNGNISNAMKLKRELVRQGSIFQSTSDTETIIHLVAMSKYRTLLDRFIDALKQVEGAYSLICMTPEGMIACRDPLGIRPLVMGRVGDAYIFASETVALDVVGATFIRQIEPGELVIVSEGGLRSIRPFGDVRGRPCIFEHVYFSRPDSIVDGSSVYSVRKAIGAQLAIESPIEADIVVPVPDSGVPSAIGYAQESGIPFELGIIRSHYVGRTFIQPGDQVRHLGVKLKHNANRALIDGQRLVLIDDSIVRGTTSVKILQMLRDAGAREVHLRIASPPTRHSCFYGVDTPERAKLLAAQMNVAEMAAYIGADSLAFLSIDGLYKALGEEGRVDRAPSYCDACFTGDYPTHLTDQEELTPTDQLALHGERVVA, translated from the coding sequence ATGCTCACCACGCATCCGTTTGATGATGACAAGCTGCGCGAAGAGTGCGGCGTTTTCGGGATTTGGGGGGCGGAAACCGCCGCCGCAATGGTCGCGCTCGGCCTCCATGCGCTCCAGCATCGCGGGCAGGAGGCGGCCGGCATCACCAGCTGGGACGGCCATGCCTTCCACACCCATCGCGCGATGGGCCATGTCGCGGGCAATTTCGACAAGGACGAGGTGATCCGCGGCCTGCCCGGCCAGGTCGCCTGCGGCCATGTCCGCTATTCGACGACGGGAGAGACGGCGCTTCGCAACGTGCAGCCGCTGTTTGCCGAACTGTCCTCGGGCGGCTTCGCCATCGCGCATAACGGCAACATCTCCAACGCGATGAAGCTCAAGCGCGAGCTGGTCCGCCAGGGCTCGATCTTCCAGTCGACCAGCGACACCGAGACGATCATCCATCTCGTCGCCATGTCGAAGTACCGCACCCTGCTGGATCGCTTCATCGACGCGCTCAAGCAGGTCGAGGGCGCCTATTCGCTGATCTGCATGACGCCCGAGGGGATGATCGCCTGCCGCGATCCGCTCGGCATCCGTCCGCTGGTGATGGGCCGGGTCGGCGATGCCTATATCTTCGCGTCCGAGACGGTTGCGCTCGACGTGGTCGGCGCCACCTTCATCCGCCAGATCGAACCGGGCGAGCTGGTGATCGTGTCGGAGGGCGGGCTGCGTTCGATCCGGCCGTTCGGCGACGTGCGCGGCCGCCCGTGCATCTTCGAGCATGTCTATTTCTCGCGGCCCGATTCGATCGTCGATGGTTCGTCGGTCTATTCGGTGCGCAAGGCGATCGGCGCGCAGCTGGCGATCGAAAGCCCCATCGAAGCCGACATCGTCGTGCCGGTGCCCGACTCGGGCGTGCCGTCGGCCATCGGCTATGCGCAGGAATCGGGCATTCCGTTCGAGCTGGGCATCATCCGCTCGCACTATGTCGGCCGCACCTTCATCCAGCCCGGCGATCAGGTCCGCCACCTCGGCGTCAAGCTGAAGCACAATGCGAACCGCGCGCTGATCGACGGCCAGCGGCTGGTGCTGATCGACGATTCGATCGTGCGCGGCACCACCAGCGTCAAGATCCTGCAGATGCTGCGCGACGCGGGCGCCCGCGAAGTGCATCTGCGCATCGCCAGCCCGCCGACCAGGCATAGCTGCTTCTATGGCGTCGACACGCCCGAGCGCGCCAAGCTGCTCGCCGCACAGATGAACGTCGCGGAAATGGCCGCCTATATCGGCGCGGACAGCCTGGCCTTCCTGTCGATCGACGGCCTCTACAAGGCCCTGGGCGAGGAAGGCCGCGTCGATCGCGCGCCGAGCTATTGCGACGCCTGTTTCACCGGCGACTATCCGACCCACCTGACCGACCAGGAAGAGCTGACGCCGACCGACCAGCTCGCCCTCCATGGCGAGCGCGTGGTCGCCTGA
- a CDS encoding SAM-dependent methyltransferase produces MNAQPPVRGQHLLRADRRFATGSSWLARLLSPGFQRLLDTIDKGLVEGAIQATLPDGSFRVLGNPDNGPVAICELRNWRPLVRLVTTGSVGWYRSWAEGEWTSPDPVPIFDLFMRNRHPLGELGRAQGPLRFFNLIWHAFRRNSRANARKNIAFHYDLGNDFYELWLDRTMSYSSALFQEPISRDEPLEAAQHRKITALLDRLDLKPGSTLLEIGCGWGGLAEVAASEYGADVTGITLSVEQKAFADERMERAGLADRARFEICDYRDVIGRYDAVASVEMVEAVGEEYWGAYMEAIARALKPGGRAALQYIEIDDAIFESYRTDADFIQTYIFPGGMLISESRFRAAAEKAGLRWEASSRKGFGLHYAETLRRWRERFDAAVEQGGLPRGFDEAFVKLWRFYLMYCEGGFAGGGIDVAQVTLVKA; encoded by the coding sequence ATGAACGCCCAGCCGCCCGTGCGTGGACAACATCTGCTTCGTGCCGACCGCCGTTTCGCTACCGGATCAAGCTGGCTGGCGCGGCTGCTCTCGCCGGGCTTCCAGCGCCTGCTCGATACGATCGACAAGGGTCTCGTCGAGGGGGCCATCCAGGCGACCCTGCCCGATGGCAGCTTTCGGGTGCTCGGCAATCCCGACAACGGTCCGGTCGCGATCTGCGAACTCAGGAACTGGCGGCCCCTCGTCCGCCTCGTCACCACCGGCTCGGTGGGCTGGTATCGCAGCTGGGCCGAGGGCGAGTGGACCAGCCCCGATCCGGTGCCGATCTTCGACCTGTTCATGCGCAACCGCCACCCTCTGGGCGAGCTTGGCCGGGCGCAGGGGCCGCTGCGCTTCTTCAACCTGATCTGGCACGCTTTCCGCCGGAACAGCCGCGCCAACGCCCGCAAGAACATCGCCTTCCATTACGACCTGGGCAATGATTTCTACGAACTGTGGCTCGACCGGACGATGAGCTACAGCTCGGCCCTGTTCCAGGAGCCGATCAGCCGGGACGAACCGCTGGAGGCTGCCCAGCACCGCAAGATCACCGCGCTGCTCGATAGGCTCGACCTGAAGCCCGGATCGACCCTGCTGGAGATCGGCTGCGGGTGGGGCGGTCTCGCCGAGGTGGCGGCATCCGAATATGGCGCCGACGTCACCGGCATCACCCTGTCGGTCGAGCAGAAGGCCTTCGCCGACGAGCGCATGGAGCGGGCAGGCCTTGCGGACAGGGCGCGCTTCGAAATCTGCGACTATCGCGACGTGATCGGCCGCTATGACGCGGTCGCCAGCGTCGAGATGGTCGAGGCGGTCGGCGAGGAATATTGGGGCGCCTATATGGAGGCGATCGCCCGGGCGCTGAAGCCGGGAGGCCGCGCCGCGCTCCAATATATCGAGATCGACGATGCGATCTTCGAGAGCTATCGCACCGACGCCGATTTCATCCAGACCTATATCTTTCCCGGCGGCATGCTGATCTCCGAAAGCCGCTTCCGAGCCGCGGCTGAGAAGGCCGGGCTGCGCTGGGAAGCATCGAGCCGCAAGGGCTTTGGCCTGCATTATGCGGAGACGCTGCGCCGCTGGCGCGAGCGCTTCGACGCGGCGGTCGAGCAGGGCGGCCTCCCCCGGGGCTTCGATGAGGCTTTCGTCAAGCTGTGGCGCTTCTACCTGATGTATTGCGAGGGCGGCTTCGCCGGCGGTGGCATCGATGTCGCGCAGGTGACGCTGGTCAAGGCATAG
- a CDS encoding DUF1465 family protein has product MSEGPRQIRLRGRLVNGLYTEAMLLADEARGYFEHQGREDRTLLDPLTRVALSCESLKVTTRLMHVLAWLLTERAIELGQMSDEEAAASSRRLGEAMPSDADAVAGLPQAAIALIDASQDLYARVRRLEIDAPVEASATSPALSLLDRLERAF; this is encoded by the coding sequence ATGAGCGAGGGGCCCAGACAGATTCGGCTGCGCGGCAGGCTGGTCAACGGCCTGTACACCGAAGCGATGCTGCTCGCCGACGAAGCACGCGGCTATTTCGAGCACCAGGGGCGGGAGGACCGCACCCTGCTCGATCCGCTCACCCGCGTCGCGCTGAGTTGTGAATCGCTCAAGGTCACGACCAGGCTGATGCATGTCCTCGCCTGGCTGCTCACCGAACGCGCGATCGAGCTCGGCCAGATGAGCGACGAGGAGGCGGCCGCTTCCTCCCGGCGGCTCGGGGAGGCGATGCCAAGCGATGCCGATGCGGTAGCCGGCCTGCCCCAGGCCGCGATCGCGCTGATCGACGCCAGCCAGGATCTCTACGCGCGGGTTCGCCGGCTCGAGATCGACGCCCCGGTCGAGGCGTCAGCCACGAGCCCCGCCCTCAGCCTGCTGGACCGGTTGGAACGGGCGTTCTGA
- the folE gene encoding GTP cyclohydrolase I FolE: MSILGDDDEALHGTPPSKLPVPEDVQDAIRTLIRWSGDDPDREGLLDTPARVGRAWKEYCQGYQEDPSLHLSRTFEEVGGYDEIVLLKDIPFQSHCEHHMAPIIGHAHIAYLPNHRVVGISKLARVLHGFARRLQIQERLTAEVADCIWTHLEPIGVAVVIHATHACMTARGVRTPGVGMTTSRMMGVFREDDRSRKEVLSLMGLG, encoded by the coding sequence ATGTCGATACTGGGCGATGACGACGAAGCGCTGCACGGCACGCCGCCGAGCAAGCTCCCGGTGCCAGAGGATGTGCAGGACGCGATCCGCACCCTGATCCGCTGGTCGGGCGACGATCCCGATCGCGAGGGGCTGCTGGACACGCCGGCCCGTGTCGGCCGCGCCTGGAAGGAATATTGCCAGGGCTATCAGGAGGACCCCTCGCTCCACCTGAGCCGCACCTTCGAAGAGGTTGGTGGCTATGACGAGATCGTCCTGCTCAAGGACATCCCGTTCCAGTCGCATTGCGAGCACCACATGGCGCCGATCATCGGCCATGCCCACATCGCCTATCTTCCGAACCATCGGGTTGTCGGCATCTCGAAGCTCGCACGCGTCCTTCATGGTTTTGCCCGCCGCCTCCAGATCCAGGAGCGGCTGACCGCCGAGGTGGCCGACTGCATCTGGACCCATCTCGAGCCGATCGGCGTCGCGGTGGTGATCCACGCAACCCATGCGTGCATGACCGCGCGTGGCGTCCGTACCCCCGGTGTTGGAATGACGACGAGCCGCATGATGGGTGTCTTCCGCGAAGACGATCGAAGCCGTAAGGAGGTGCTGAGCCTGATGGGGCTCGGCTGA
- a CDS encoding metallophosphoesterase, giving the protein MLIAQLTDLHIGFDLDNPDELNLHRVAAAIDYVKGLSVKPDRLFLTGDLTDHGDRGSYEKLKALIDGCAFPVHLCTGNHDDRTAMKQVFPDLPIEDGFVQYVIDEPEVRIIVLDTLDPGHHGGAFCHRRAGWLKARLGEIPASRPVLIVLHHPPIETGIPWMTSHPTEPWVVMLDKAIGDRPNVLMISGHIHRSITTQWHGRMLAVAPSTAPQVALEMAPIDPERPDERPMIVAEQPGVALHLWTGEAFVTHHAQVGAPDVLARYDRNLQPLVRSLAEEHDAVEPGAAAA; this is encoded by the coding sequence ATGTTGATCGCCCAGTTGACCGACCTGCACATCGGCTTCGATCTGGACAATCCGGATGAGCTGAACTTGCACAGGGTTGCAGCCGCGATCGACTATGTGAAGGGCCTGTCGGTGAAACCCGACAGGCTTTTTCTTACCGGCGACCTCACCGACCATGGCGATCGCGGCAGCTACGAAAAGCTCAAGGCCCTGATCGACGGCTGCGCCTTTCCCGTTCACCTCTGCACCGGCAACCATGACGATCGCACCGCGATGAAGCAGGTCTTCCCCGATCTGCCGATCGAGGACGGCTTCGTCCAATATGTCATCGACGAGCCCGAAGTGCGGATCATCGTGCTCGACACGCTCGATCCGGGCCATCATGGCGGTGCCTTCTGCCACCGCCGCGCGGGCTGGCTCAAGGCGCGCCTCGGCGAGATACCGGCGAGTCGCCCGGTGCTGATCGTCCTCCACCATCCCCCGATCGAGACCGGTATCCCCTGGATGACCTCGCACCCGACCGAGCCTTGGGTGGTGATGCTCGATAAGGCGATCGGCGACCGGCCCAACGTGCTGATGATCAGCGGCCACATCCACCGTTCGATCACGACCCAATGGCATGGCCGCATGCTCGCGGTCGCCCCGTCCACCGCGCCTCAGGTGGCTCTGGAAATGGCTCCGATCGATCCCGAACGCCCCGACGAGCGGCCGATGATCGTCGCCGAGCAGCCCGGGGTCGCGCTGCACCTCTGGACGGGCGAGGCCTTCGTCACCCACCACGCCCAGGTTGGCGCGCCCGACGTGCTGGCCCGGTACGATCGCAATCTCCAGCCGCTGGTCCGCTCGCTCGCCGAGGAACATGATGCGGTCGAGCCGGGTGCTGCGGCAGCGTAA
- a CDS encoding MerR family transcriptional regulator: MSVDCVTAYPLAPTQAEHFGITELSREFGITPRALRFYEEEGLIAPARDGAARIYSRRDRARIAWILRGKSLGFSLDDIGEMLDLYDLGDGRATQRAVTAVRCRERAASLREQLTDIQGMIDQLSSFAESLDPRHNGPGTSRSGLA, translated from the coding sequence GTGTCAGTTGATTGCGTAACCGCTTATCCGCTCGCGCCCACCCAGGCGGAGCATTTCGGCATCACCGAGCTGTCGCGCGAGTTCGGCATCACGCCGCGCGCGCTGCGCTTCTACGAGGAGGAGGGGCTGATCGCTCCGGCCCGCGACGGCGCCGCCCGGATCTATTCGCGGCGCGATCGCGCCCGCATCGCCTGGATCCTGCGCGGCAAGAGCCTCGGCTTCAGCCTCGATGATATCGGCGAGATGCTCGATCTCTATGATCTCGGTGACGGCCGCGCGACTCAGCGGGCGGTGACTGCAGTGCGCTGCCGCGAGCGGGCCGCCAGCCTGCGGGAGCAACTCACCGATATCCAGGGAATGATCGATCAGCTCTCAAGCTTCGCCGAATCGCTCGATCCACGCCATAACGGTCCCGGAACAAGCCGGTCCGGCCTGGCCTAA
- a CDS encoding sodium:solute symporter family transporter: protein MHGLVSIDYAVIGFYGIGLLLLAVAGTHRGGGANEYFLASRAAGWPMVGLSLLASNISSTTMVGLAGAAYLSGISVYNYEWMAAVVLVIFVALMLPSLLASGVFTMPELLERRYDRPTRLYFAGLTLFLNFAVDAAGTLYAGAFLLKLLYPGVELWIIVAALALTAGAYTVAGGMRAVLYTEVMQALILLGGSAVIAVAAFDHAGGWSAITAAVPPEKLSLIRPLDDPTLPWLGLLTGVPILGFYFWCTNQFMVQRVLAARSLDHGRWGCLFAGLLKLPVLWLMVLPGTAALLIAPGLDRADLVYPTLLFDLIPNGFLGVVIAGFLAAAMSSLAATFNAAATIVTIDFVRPAFPGIGDRAIIRCGRIATIVFMAAAVAWAPQVLRFPSLWQYLQSVLAYAVPPVVVLFLAGMLWRRASSTGAHATILTGLATGAALFLLGPVSGRLEIHFLYAAPIILSASTAAMILASLIRPAVDSSPLLWTRAHWAAESAALTAVPWWKNYRIQGVGLLVLTGAIVFAFR from the coding sequence ATGCACGGGCTCGTCTCGATCGACTACGCCGTCATCGGCTTCTACGGCATCGGGCTCCTGCTGCTGGCTGTGGCCGGGACCCACCGGGGTGGCGGCGCCAACGAATATTTCCTCGCATCGCGCGCCGCCGGATGGCCTATGGTGGGACTGTCACTGCTCGCCTCCAACATATCCTCCACGACGATGGTCGGCCTGGCGGGGGCCGCCTATCTCAGCGGCATATCGGTCTATAATTATGAATGGATGGCGGCCGTCGTGCTGGTCATCTTCGTGGCGCTGATGCTGCCAAGCCTGCTGGCGAGCGGGGTCTTCACCATGCCCGAACTGCTGGAGCGCCGCTATGACCGGCCGACCCGGCTCTACTTCGCCGGTCTCACCCTGTTCCTGAACTTCGCAGTCGATGCGGCGGGAACGCTCTATGCCGGTGCCTTCCTGTTGAAGCTGCTCTATCCCGGCGTCGAGCTCTGGATCATCGTAGCAGCCCTCGCGCTCACCGCCGGTGCCTATACCGTGGCCGGCGGGATGCGCGCGGTTCTCTATACCGAGGTTATGCAGGCGCTGATCCTGCTCGGCGGATCGGCGGTGATCGCGGTCGCGGCGTTCGATCATGCCGGCGGCTGGAGCGCGATCACCGCCGCCGTCCCGCCGGAGAAGCTCAGCCTGATCCGGCCGCTCGACGATCCGACCCTGCCCTGGCTCGGCCTGCTCACTGGCGTCCCGATCCTGGGCTTCTATTTCTGGTGCACCAACCAGTTCATGGTCCAGCGGGTGCTGGCGGCGCGCAGCCTGGACCATGGCCGCTGGGGTTGCCTGTTCGCCGGGCTGCTCAAGCTGCCTGTGCTATGGCTGATGGTGCTGCCCGGCACGGCCGCGCTGCTGATCGCCCCCGGCCTCGACCGCGCCGACCTCGTCTATCCCACCCTGCTGTTCGATCTGATCCCCAACGGCTTCCTGGGGGTCGTCATCGCGGGCTTCCTGGCCGCCGCGATGTCGTCGCTCGCGGCGACCTTCAACGCCGCCGCGACGATCGTGACGATCGACTTCGTCCGCCCCGCCTTTCCCGGAATCGGCGATCGCGCGATTATCCGGTGCGGCCGCATCGCGACCATCGTCTTCATGGCGGCGGCCGTCGCCTGGGCGCCGCAGGTGCTGCGCTTCCCGTCGCTCTGGCAATATCTCCAGTCGGTGCTGGCCTATGCCGTTCCGCCGGTGGTCGTGCTGTTCCTGGCCGGCATGCTGTGGCGCCGGGCAAGCAGCACCGGCGCCCACGCCACGATCCTGACCGGTCTGGCGACGGGCGCCGCGCTGTTCCTGCTGGGGCCGGTGAGCGGACGCCTCGAGATCCATTTCCTCTACGCCGCCCCGATCATCCTGTCCGCCTCGACCGCCGCGATGATCCTGGCCAGCCTCATCCGGCCCGCCGTCGACAGTTCGCCACTGCTGTGGACCCGAGCCCATTGGGCGGCGGAAAGCGCGGCGCTGACGGCCGTGCCATGGTGGAAGAATTACCGGATCCAGGGCGTCGGGCTGCTGGTGCTCACCGGCGCCATCGTCTTCGCCTTCCGCTGA